The stretch of DNA TAGCCGCATGGAAGGCTCCTTTAAAAAAGTGAATACCGGGCATCCTGTGATCGATGCACTGGTCAGTCATGCGCTTGACCTTGCTCATGAGCAGCAAGCGGATATTGATTATAAAGTTAATATTTGTACAGCGGAGATCGTCATAGAGAATTATGATATATGTGTGGTCTTGGGCAACATCCTAGAAAATGCGGTTGAGGCGCTTCAAGGGATGGCAGCACATGAACATAAATATTTGAAAATTCGGATATTATCTGACCCACATAGTTTATACATGAATACGGTGAATTCTTGTCCGGAGATCAAGCAGACTCCCTTGAAGTATAAGGGAATTCATCAGGATTTTCATGGATTTGGCTTGGAGAATGTGAAGGGAATTGTTGATAAATACGGAGGTGACTTGAAAGTTCAAGCTGAAGCTGGAACCTTTGAAGTGATAGTTGTCATTCCGTTAGAAAGCGATTACAAATAAATTCTGAATGGATATGAAGGAGGAGATGGAAGATGTCTCGGTTTGAAAAGGTAGATCAATTGCTTCGGCGGTTTGCAGCTCCAGGGCAAGGGCCTGCTGGCTGCGCCTGCGCCATCGGGCAAGACGGACAATTGCTGTATGAAGGCTATCATGGTTATGCTGATCTGGAAGCGGGGAGACCGATTACAGAAGATACAGTGTTCCGTTTATTCTCAATGACGAAGGTGATTGTTTGTACCGCTGCCTTGATGCTGTATGAACGAGGCGAGTTTTTGCTAAATGAACCGCTCTATGAGTATTTTCCAGAGTTCCGTCATTCTAAGGTCGTCAAGCTGACCCCTAATGGCTACAGCTATGTGGAGGAGGCAAAGCAGCCGATCCTGATTAAACATCTATTTAATATGAGTGCTGGGCTTCCCTATCCTTCGGATCATTTGGGGACAGCCTCGGCCATGCGTGATGTGATCTCCGGCTTGAGAGAAAAGCACGGCAAATACGATCTGCGCACCGAAATCAAGGCGTTAGCGGAGGTTGCTCTCGCCTTTGAACCCGGCACAAGGTGGCTCTATGGATATGGACATGATCTTGTAGCCGGCTTGATTGAGGTGATCTCCGGGAAGTCGGTGGGGCAATTTTTGAAGGAAGAGATCTTCGAACCGCTAGGAATGCGCGATACCGCCTACCGTTATCAGGGGGACATCGAATCCCGTATGGCTGCCTTTTACGAGCGGACGGAAGAGGGGAAGCTTGTGAAGGTGGATCCGTCTCTGGATGAACATCATCAGCCTGATGCCATTTATGAAGCCGGCGGGACGGGTTTGTACTCTACCGTAAGAGATTATCTGGCCTTCTCGCAAATGTTGGCCTGCGGAGGTAAGGCTCAGGGAGTTCAAATCCTGGGACGTAAAACCATTGACCTCATGCGCACCAATCACTTAGATGAAACACAGCTATCGGACTTCAGAAATTCCTATCATGCTGGATACGGATACGGGCTTGGCGTTCGGACGATGATGGACCCGGCTTTAGGGCACAGCAACACCTCTATCCGTGAGTTTGGCTGGACCGGGTTTGCCGGCACATGGGTTTCCATCGATCCAAGCGAGCGGTTCTCGGTGGTGTATATGCATCAGATGATTCCCAATATGGAGGAGTACCATCATCTTCGGGTTCGTGCGGCGGCTTACGGGTGTTTATAGATTTTAGGCATCCTGAAGTTTATGCTTATCGGTATTGGCTGAACAACTTAAAGCCTATGTGCCAGAAGCACCGGATTTGAACTGGATTCATTCGAGAGATATTTTATGAATAATGCGCCTCCCGATGCAGGCCCTTTTTGAAGGATATGGGAGCACCGTTCTGGTGCAGAAGAGTAAGCAAATTCAGCTGTGCTGCCTGAAGATGGCGCTTGGAGATATACACTGGGGAACATGCTATCACAATCCGAGGATTGCCGCATATGGGCATGATTTGTTAAAAGTCTTGTCAGAGGATAGAGAATGGATCGTTACTTGAAGTAAAAGAAGTCGCACTACTTACGCCTGCGTATAGACGCAGGCTTTTTGGTTATTCTA from Paenibacillus sp. CAA11 encodes:
- a CDS encoding serine hydrolase domain-containing protein produces the protein MSRFEKVDQLLRRFAAPGQGPAGCACAIGQDGQLLYEGYHGYADLEAGRPITEDTVFRLFSMTKVIVCTAALMLYERGEFLLNEPLYEYFPEFRHSKVVKLTPNGYSYVEEAKQPILIKHLFNMSAGLPYPSDHLGTASAMRDVISGLREKHGKYDLRTEIKALAEVALAFEPGTRWLYGYGHDLVAGLIEVISGKSVGQFLKEEIFEPLGMRDTAYRYQGDIESRMAAFYERTEEGKLVKVDPSLDEHHQPDAIYEAGGTGLYSTVRDYLAFSQMLACGGKAQGVQILGRKTIDLMRTNHLDETQLSDFRNSYHAGYGYGLGVRTMMDPALGHSNTSIREFGWTGFAGTWVSIDPSERFSVVYMHQMIPNMEEYHHLRVRAAAYGCL